A window of Desulfuromonas soudanensis genomic DNA:
ACCGGTATGACGGTGCCAGAGTTCGGCAAGGTCGTAGACCCGCTGAGTGCGGCCGAGTTTGGTCGCGGCGCGCAGGGCGCGGTCGCCGATGAGGAGTGCGGCGCCGCCTTCGGCCAGGACCTCTTCGACCGGAACGGCAGGGACGCGGCAGTTCACCTCTTTGTGGCCGTAAAATTCCCGGAGGAGGATCTGCAGGAGATTGACGGAGGTCGCCGATTCGCCCGTAAGAGCGATCGGTTCCCCTTCGAGTTCCTCGATGGGACGGGAAGTGAAGAGGAGAACGCTCTTCACCGGACCGCTGGCGCTGATCGACTGCCCGGGGAGAAGGAGATAATTTCGCCAGTTGTGGGCATATTCGAAGGAGGAGGAGGGGCTCAGATCGAGATCGCCGCAGGCCAGGCGCCGGTTGAGCTCCGAGGGGACCCCGCCGACGATGCGGCCGTCGAACCCGCACTGCTGCAGATAATGGAAGAAGGGAGCGCAGTTGATATAGCTGATATGGCCGATGGTCAAGGTCATCGGTCGGACATCTGCAGCAGGGATTCCTGATCGCTAGATGCGCCGCCGTTCTTCAGGGCGACCCCCTCATGTTGGAGGAGGAGGCCTGTGACCCGCAGGTAGGCGGTGACAGCCCGGTTGTAATCGGCCAGAGAGGTGATCTGGTCGGTACGGGCCAGGGCAAGATCTTCTTCCCCTTCCAGGACCTGACGGGTGGTGGCCAGTCCGACTTCGCGGCGTTTGAGGAGGGTGCGTAATTTCTCCTCGGCGAGGGCGCGGCCGTTGCCGGAGACTTCGATTTTCTTGCGGCTGACCTCCACGAGGCGGATGGCGGCGCGAATTTCATTGCGGATCTGGTCGCGAAGCCCCTCGAGCTGCGCCCGGCTCCCCTGGATGAGCTGCTGACTGCGGCGGTAGTCGTTGCGGGCGCTGCGGTTTCCCAGGGGGTAGGAGAGCGTCAGGCCGAGTTGCCAGTTGCGCAGCTCGTCCGTGCCGAGATCGCTGAGGTTGTCATTATAGGTGCCGGCGAGTCCCTTGTGGGAATAACTCGCGTCGAGATCAAGGGACGGGAGAAGGGCGTTGCGGTTGATGCGCGCCTCGAGATCGAGACGCTCGATCTCACGGACGCGGCGAAGCAGATCGGGACGCAGGATCAGGGCGCTGGCCAGCCCGCTCTCTTCGTCGGTCTCCAGAGGGGGCTCATCGAGGGTGACGTCGGCCACCTCGATCGCCTCGCCGCTGTTAAGAAGCAGAGCAAGATTGTCGAGGGCATCCTCGTAGGCCCGCCGGGCGTCGAGAAGTTCGCGCTGGCGCTGGCTGAGTCCGACTTCGGCCTCGAGAATTTCCACCGGCGCCATCACCCCGGCGTCGACCCGGGCGCGGTTTTCCGAATAAACCTTCTCGGCCAGGTCCACGGACGTCTCGCGGTAGACGAGATTGTCCCTCAGGCTCAGCACGTCGAAATAGGCGTCACGTACCCGGCCAAGGAGGACAAAGGCCTGCTCGCGCAGATCCTCGAGAGCGACGTCGCGATCCTTGGCCGCAAAGAGGATCACCTGCTCGGTGACCGTGGGACCGAATCCCCGAAGGAGCGGCTGGGTCAGGGAGAACCTGAGTTCGCTCTGATAGGCGGGATTGATGGCCGTCGGCGGTGTGCTGTCCTGCCGGCCGTTGGTGAAGGCGGCAACGATTTCGGCGCCAGTGGGGAGCTTCTGCGACAGGGAGAGATCGAACTGGCGGTATCTCTCCTTAACGGTCGTCTGATCGGCCAGGAAATAGAGGTTGCTCCGGTCCCGGGCTTCCCCTTCGGCCAATCGCACCCTGGCGACGGGATCATAGAGGCCGTAGCCCCCCCGCAGCCGCGATTCCGAGGCGCGCAGGGAATAACTCACGGCGCGCAGGTCGAGGTTGCGCTCCAGGGCGACGCGCTCGGCGCCGCGCAGGTCATAGATCTGCGCCTGGGCAGGAGATGTCGGCGCCGCCGTCAGGGCGAAGGTCAGGGCCGCGGACAGGATCAGAGGGCGGATTGGTTTCATAACACGGATGCTGCCTTGTCAGGGAAATTCAATACGTTGCATGTCGCGGGCGCTGATTTTGAAGGCTCCGTAGCCAGTATCACCGTAGAAAAGAGCGCGGCGAAGAATCATCAGGTCGAGCTTTTCCCCATCTTTGAGCTCAAGGGTAACAGCGACCCGGTCTCCGGAGACCTGCCCGAAGTCGACGGCGGCAATCTTCTTGAAGTCGACGGTGAGTTTGCCGCTGCCGCGATTCCCCTCGATAAAGAGGGTTCCGTCCATGGAAAATTGACTCAGATCGGTGCGAATGCCGGAGCGGTCGGTCACCACGGCGTGGAGGTTTTCCGCGGTCTGCGGCACACTCCCCGCCGGGGCGCCCCCCAGATCGCCCATTCCGAGGAGGAGCAGAGCGGCAGCAAGCAGCGAAAAAGTAGCCAGAATCCGTTTCATAAAGTCTTCTCCTTCCAAGAGAAAAATCGCAGGTCAAGCATATCATGCCCTGTGCCGAGGTAAACCGGGACTCGGGGACAAACCCCGCAGCGTCCACTCTGTATTGCCATATTTGCAGGTCTCGAGGGCCCTGGCCCTTTCCCATTCGTCGGGCGTCGGCGTGTCGACGACAAAATCGAGTCCGAGGCGGCGGCCGAAGGTGAAAACCAGGGCGTCCTCGACGGCGGCGATGTCCAGGGGGTCATCCAGCCAGCGGTTGAGCCAGCCGACCTTGGCCGCCAGTTTTTCCCCCCCGGCGGCTCCGGAGACTTCTCCGACGGTATCGAGGGCGCAAAAGAGGCGCTCGGGGTCGAGTTCGACGGGGATGGAGCCATGCTGGAGAAAGGCCCCCTTCCAACGTTTCTGCGCTCCGCCGCTGATCTTGCAACCGTGGCAGAGAATTTCATAGCTGGCCGGGGCGGTAAAACAGGCGCTGTGCTCGGCCCCCTCCCCTGCCGGTCCGTCGGCGCGCCCCGGGGCCAGGGTCGCCGGCAGTCCGAACCCTTCCAGTGCCTGACAGAGGACGCCGGCGATGACCCGATAGTTTTCCAGAATCGAGCCGACAAAGGGGGGGCAGCGCTCGGGAGCGATCACGGCGTAGGT
This region includes:
- a CDS encoding menaquinone biosynthetic enzyme MqnA/MqnD family protein: MTLTIGHISYINCAPFFHYLQQCGFDGRIVGGVPSELNRRLACGDLDLSPSSSFEYAHNWRNYLLLPGQSISASGPVKSVLLFTSRPIEELEGEPIALTGESATSVNLLQILLREFYGHKEVNCRVPAVPVEEVLAEGGAALLIGDRALRAATKLGRTQRVYDLAELWHRHTGLPFVFALWILRRDAACRDPQGVRSLLGQLAASRKRALADLQTLAANTPERKWMGEGELIDYWRAMSYDLDGSHIEGLRLFFALAVKYGLLAEIPEIHFFS
- a CDS encoding TolC family protein; its protein translation is MKPIRPLILSAALTFALTAAPTSPAQAQIYDLRGAERVALERNLDLRAVSYSLRASESRLRGGYGLYDPVARVRLAEGEARDRSNLYFLADQTTVKERYRQFDLSLSQKLPTGAEIVAAFTNGRQDSTPPTAINPAYQSELRFSLTQPLLRGFGPTVTEQVILFAAKDRDVALEDLREQAFVLLGRVRDAYFDVLSLRDNLVYRETSVDLAEKVYSENRARVDAGVMAPVEILEAEVGLSQRQRELLDARRAYEDALDNLALLLNSGEAIEVADVTLDEPPLETDEESGLASALILRPDLLRRVREIERLDLEARINRNALLPSLDLDASYSHKGLAGTYNDNLSDLGTDELRNWQLGLTLSYPLGNRSARNDYRRSQQLIQGSRAQLEGLRDQIRNEIRAAIRLVEVSRKKIEVSGNGRALAEEKLRTLLKRREVGLATTRQVLEGEEDLALARTDQITSLADYNRAVTAYLRVTGLLLQHEGVALKNGGASSDQESLLQMSDR
- a CDS encoding lipoate--protein ligase family protein: MTSRSPWRLIRSGAGSGSFNMALDEVLLEEVAAGRSAPVLRLYRWDPATVTLGYFQRGAAVVNLEACRRLGLDVVRRLTGGRAVLHDCEATYAVIAPERCPPFVGSILENYRVIAGVLCQALEGFGLPATLAPGRADGPAGEGAEHSACFTAPASYEILCHGCKISGGAQKRWKGAFLQHGSIPVELDPERLFCALDTVGEVSGAAGGEKLAAKVGWLNRWLDDPLDIAAVEDALVFTFGRRLGLDFVVDTPTPDEWERARALETCKYGNTEWTLRGLSPSPGLPRHRA